The sequence AAATGCATAATCTACTCTTTGTAAACTTGAATCATTTGATTTGGAGATAATTCTAGATCTTAGCTTCTTTTTCTTCCAGTATGGGATTGTATACCAGCTTGGCATTGCCAATAAAAGCACCAGTATTGCCGTCTATTTGTTGTCTTGGATCTATGTGGTTGTGGTTGTTGCTATTTATCTGGTAATCATGCATGCTCATGACAAGTACTCTACGAAGGAGCACATTTACTACCGGGCAGTTAAATTGTTCGTCATCTGCCTCACGACACTGGTGGTCATCATATTGCTGAGATTCACCAGGTGATGATGTGGTTACTTCAAACACACGGCTTTATGACAGTTTTTTCAAGCAGAGATGCTCCTTGGTGTTGCTGGCCAAATGGGTACTTAAAACTTCAATGTGGCTGATTTTCATTCTCTGGATTGCTCTGATTTTTCTCTATCCTAggaccgattttttttttttccttttatttttcttttttaagaaaggAGAACTATCCTAGTTCACTATAGGAATCCTATTTATGCTGTCCTAATTTTGCATGTAACTGTAATAAAATATGATGTTTCTATTGTTGATGGAAAATACTCCACTAATCATAAACTGAACATTCTTTCTGTGGCCTTGTCTCCACTGAAAATGTAGGCTGTTCGCACTTGGCACTTTTCTACAACAGTCACTTACAGAACAACCAATTCACTGGATCGGTTATCTTCCTGGCTAATCTCCCACTGTCTGAATTTTATGTCTCAAACTCAAGTGTGTTCCTAGCAAGTCTTTAAACATGTTTTATTTTTGTGCTCCACACTGAAGCATTTGCTGATCATTGATTTGCACTGTGCAGCAGGCCTATTTGTGTAATGTCAGCTGTTCCATTTACTTTGGGTTGGCATCTGTAGAGTCTATATAGGGATTTGGGCTGCACAATGTAGTATGGGGTATATGGGGGTCATAAATTTTATTGTACAATATGTTCCATAGAACAAAGAAAAATGCACAGTTGAAGATATTTGACTCCAGTGCTTCATTGTAACAAATCTCTgtatacctgaaatattgaacCTGATTTTTTGATGAATATATCTGATCTGATTTAATTGGATCTGGACCCAGATTTTTTTGATGATACTGTTGCTCAAAGAGCTATCGAATTCATGTTGGGATGGTGAGTCATGGAAACCCTCACATTTATGATTAGTGTCAGATAACAACATGAGCATCTACATCACTGTATGTGAGAAGACCTGCCCAAAGAGAGCATTGGCACAACATTGGTTTCTTTCATCATTTTACGTATAATTCAAAGAGCCTTTAGACAATGTACAATGGTATAGGAAAAAGTTGGTTTTGTTTGGTGATCTTTTGCTGCTATTGCCATCTGACTATATGTTTTTCAATGTCGATTTTAGCAGATGCAATGGGGCTTGGAAAGACTAATGACTATTGCATTAATACTTGGAAAACTAGTTAGGGAGAGTCCAGATGaccaacaagttgaagaacaaaatcaggattttgacaacaagaaaacaaagaatGGTCAGAAAGATCCTCAAACACAAAAGCCTGCCCACAGTTAAAGGAGGAACTCTTGTTGTCAGTCCAATGGCATTGTTAGGCCAGTAGAAGGTaagatttcgtttcatttcataaCATGTTTACTACTAATCCTGTAGTTAAAGTTGGCATTCTTTTAATGATGCAATtgaatgaaaaattaaaatagcACATTGTTGTCTGTCCAATGGCATTGTTAGGCCAGTGGAAGGTGAGATTTCATTTTTTCCAATTGTTGAACACACTTCAGTCAATagcgcatccaaacacagccttgttgcctgattttttttatcattttagctGGTGGGTCTTAAATAAATTACAATAGCCATTAAAATGCCTGTTTTACAATGGTTACAGAATAATCTAGAAGACCTCTACAACCTTTTATGCTTCTTACATGTCGAGCCATGGTGCAATTGGGCTTGGTATGTGCATGAAACATTGGTTATATCTTGTGTGGGtatctctccttttgaactttctttgatttggtgaaaatcaatgtgactttaggttgatgtgtgggctgttttcaattgaactttctttgatttggtgaaaatcaatgtgactttaggatgatgtgtgggctgttttcaattgttttgggatgaaaaaccaatgaaaattgggatgttcttaagcagtttgatgcatattggttgaaaaatgaagtgttgtgcagatttattataattttttgtggtttagatgatggaatcttgtgtgggtgcttttgcatttatcaattcttaaaatttgtgggattacttgatgtgaatcaatgggagtttttgatgattagtagttgcttttgggtgttcttggactgaaaccaatggaatttggggcactttcaagttatttggacttggcataattaatggagtgttgtacacatcatttatgttacatgtaagcgaagctcatgtgggtacttttgcatttggtagtttttgaagtttatgtgatcatgttatattaattgatgggaatttaggatgatgggtacttgtttccgggatttattttttttttggaccaaaataaagggaacttgggatgttctcaagcaatttgatgcatatgtattgacccagatgttcttcatacttggattatctaaaaaatggagtggtcatgtagatacttttctgtttattagtttttgaagtttgtgtttatttgatgaaaatcaatgggagttgaggatgccgggtacttgttttcaggtgttttgattggaactaaggtaattagaggctttttctagttatctgatgcacattgattgattttaatgtttttcagattttaatgattgtatttatatgcatgtggtgtcctcatgtcttacatgaactaatttatatgcatgtggtgtccgcgaatcttacatgaactaatatgacgccccaactagattatgtggagcaagaaagaagttagttttcttccctttaccattgttctttgattgttaatccatgcaacgattatttttttatgccataggtcttggcacttgctatttttcttagaatttattagtttaataacctagctatgtaaactattagacttcgtttcataagcataaatatgaatcaccttctttcttctttttgctaggtggcatcaaatctagatgtcgtaacagatgtgtatgatttcctccatttgctaagcaccatttctaatgaaaaagaagtaagcaatgaatgtctaggtgcagatgctgatgaaaaagaagtaagcaatgaagcaggccattcaatctgatcaatctactccctggggaggttggaaatcaaatgatatgtacaacaattcaggtatggtttgcaccaattcaagagactgtacattaaagggtacaattagcctagcatacaagttgagatgtttccatgtatgctgatagttgctttgtttcttcaggatacattccgtggaagggtgtgtgagtgttcgttggttcaggaagtggagtttaagggagatgtttatagcagttgtcaaggtaaacctctctctcgctctctaggGTATATCCTATCTCTGTATCTCACACACactttcttataaaagaaagtgagtttttaggctgtagaagggtgtcctatttcatgggattgctacttactagttttacttcttttccattactcttaccactatgttatatgcaggtacctatggtctcctatacatttgttgtatatgattacttggaactgaatgtgcaagccttcattactagctatagttgctagatccatctatatgatggatgaatggaatggtttatttgaatgtaaaactatcatgatatgttcgtgtgatgtctggacagtctctgtaggtatttcacacccttttatcatacttatctgcaaaatgcacttatccacaatgccttcaaattgattttgatatattctttggtgacatcaagatcttatatatatggcttttatcatttatgcaaaacacgcttatatatagtgttttcaaattgattttgaaacccaacattgtttcaagaagaaccttcattttgtttcatgaacagaggatggacaagtgatgagcttttttgttgtattagaaagaaaatttgttaggagatgtctgagtgaggcacatggcataattgtgagtccatctctccatatgtcacattggttatatatgaaaagatcatcaactatctaccctgtttcaatctagaaaaaaagaagcagtatttggtctagctggatgtatctgactaataaattgaaccttactgataaattggaaattttttatttagtaaatgttttcttgattttttcttattccttatattgtttcccagttatatttgtgttggtttcagagtacaggtagcaatagaaagtgttggtcgattgtggcttatagacaaagggatgagtaaccaacaatacgaatatgagaggccttctccaggtatccagatgcttttagatataattatgttgtttttaaatgtattagctcgaaattgatggagtatacccggatgtgcgtcggagctatccggatgttgagcgggggtccctagaaggtgggaaccgttgttatgaccatgacgaagctgtccatttcttatagacaacattggagtgtcctagccatttggacaggccatgtttatgtatttactcaaaattgacggagcagacccagatgtgcgtcgaagctatccggatgttgagcgggggtccctgaaaggtgggaaccgctgttatgaccatgatgaagctgtccatttcttatggacagcattggagtggcctgaccatttggataggccatgtttatgtattaactcgaaattgatggagcagacccggatgtgcgtcggagctatccggaagagcggggtttcctagaaagagggaaccgctattatgaccatgatgaagctgtccattttttatagacaacattggaagggcctggcaatttgtgtcggatggccgtgtttatatctatatttgcagggaccatacccttaacctaaaccaaaacctatgacctaaaaccttaacctataacctaaacctcaaccttaacctaaacctaaacctaaacctaaacctaaacctacagcctaaactcaaatccctaaaccttaacctataacctaacctaaacctatacttataacctaaaactattcccaaatcccaaaacctataacctaaacctaagctttccctaaacctataagctaaactcaattccctaaagataaacctacacctaatctttatctcaactccctaacctaaatctaaacataaacttgaaaactcaaacttaaacccaatcccgaacctgaacccgatttcctaaacctaaaccataacccattctcaaatccaaaaacctataacctaaacctaaacctaaaccaaaaccaaaacttataacctaaacccgaactcattctcaaatcccaaaacctataacttaaaccaaaaccaaaacctataacctaaacccgaacccattctcaaatcccaaaacctataacctaaacataaaccttaacctaaacctataacctataaccaaaacctataacctaaacccgaacctattcttaaatctcaaaatctatagcctaaacctataacctataacataaatcaaaacctaaacctaaacctaaaacctaaacctataagctataacctaaatcaaaaccacattgccctaaaccttaacctaaacctataacctataacctaaatcaaaaccaaaaccaaacctaaacctaaacctaaacctataacctaatgtattctcaaatccctaaacctaaacctacacctaatcctaatctaaactccctaacctaaacctaaacctaaacttgataacccaaacctaaacccgatcctgaacccaaacccgatttcctaaacctaaaccttaaccgattctcaatttccctaaacctatagcttataacctaaaccaaaaccaaaacctataccttaacctaaacctaaacctaaacctataacctataacctaaacataaacctaaaacctaaatgtattctcaaatccttaaacctaaatctaaaccttaacctaaacctataacctaaagccttaacctaaacctgtaacctatagtcttaacctaaacctaaaacctaaatgtattctcaaatccctaaacctaaacctacacctaatcctaatctaaactccctaacctaaacctaaacctaaacttgataacccaaacctaaacccgatcctgaacccaaacccgatttcctaaacctaaaccttaacctattctcaatttccctaaacctattgcttataacctaaaccgaaaccaaaacctataccttaacctaaacctaaacctaaacctataacctataacttaaacataaacctaaaatctaaatgtattctcaaatccttaaacct is a genomic window of Magnolia sinica isolate HGM2019 chromosome 15, MsV1, whole genome shotgun sequence containing:
- the LOC131227279 gene encoding callose synthase 12-like, with amino-acid sequence MSSPHGIHVGLLDRLVIIRTETYGPADMIQYGIVYQLGIANKSTSIAVYLLSWIYVVVVVAIYLVIMHAHDKYSTKEHIYYRAVKLFVICLTTLVVIILLRFTSHLQNNQFTGSVIFLANLPLSEFYVSNSSVFLASL